A region of Gracilinanus agilis isolate LMUSP501 chromosome 3, AgileGrace, whole genome shotgun sequence DNA encodes the following proteins:
- the SMAP2 gene encoding stromal membrane-associated protein 2 — protein sequence MQEMGNGKANRLYEAYLPENFRRPQTDPAVEGFIRDKYEKKKYMDRSLDINAFRKEKDDKWKKNSEPVQEKKVEPVIFEKVKMPQKKEDLQLPRKSSPKAIEPVMDLLGLDAPVASYSISNSKTSNTLEKDLDLLASVPSSSLSDSRKVIGSMPTAGNASSVPENLNLFPEPGSKAEESGKKQLSKDSILSLYGSQTPQMPAQAMFMAPAQMAYPTAYPSFPGVPPTGTMMGGMMPPPVGMLTQPAAAGMVAPVAIPPGYVGGMQAAVMGVPNGMMAAQQAGYVAGMAAVPQTMYGIPPAQQLQWNLAQMTQQMAGMNFYGTNGMMSYGQSMGSGNGQTANQTLSTQMWK from the exons ATGCAagagatgggaaatgggaaaGCCAACCGACTGTATGAGGCCTACCTACCTGAAAACTTCCGACGACCTCAGACAGATCC AGCTGTAGAAGGATTTATCAgagataaatatgaaaagaagAAGTACATGGACCGAAGCCTGGACATCAATGCATTTAGG aaagaaaaagatgacaaatggaaaaagaacagTGAGCCAgttcaagaaaagaaagtggaGCCTGTGATTTTTGAGAAAGTCAAAATG CCTCAGAAGAAGGAAGATCTGCAGCTACCTCGAAAAAGCTCCCCCAAAGCAATTGAGCCTGTAATGGACTTGTTGGGCCTTG ATGCCCCCGTGGCCTCCTACAGTATCTCAAATAGCAAGACCAGTAACACCCTAGAAAAGGATCTagatctcttggcctcagttccaTCATCTTCTCTCTCGGACTCCAGAAAG GTTATAGGATCCATGCCAACTGCAGGGAATGCCAGTTCTGTTCCTGAAAATCTGAACCTGTTTCCTGAACCAGGAAGCAAAGCAGAAGAATCAGGCAAGAAACAGCTCTCTAAAGACTCCATCCTATCACTTTATGGATCACAAACTCCTCAGATGCCTGCTCAAG CAATGTTCATGGCTCCGGCTCAGATGGCCTATCCCACAGCCTACCCCAGCTTTCCTGGTGTCCCCCCTACTGGGACCATGATGGGGGGGATGATGCCCCCACCAGTGGGCATGTTGACCCAGCCTGCAGCTGCTGGAATGGTGGCCCCTGTAGCCATTCCACCAGGTTATGTAGGTGGCATGCAAGCTGCAGTGATGGGTGTCCCCAATGGCATGATGGCTGCCCAACAGGCTGGCTACGTCGCAGGCATGGCGGCTGTTCCTCAGACAATGTACGGCATCCCACCAGCACAGCAGCTGCAGTGGAATTTGGCTCAG atGACCCAGCAGATGGCCGGAATGAACTTCTATGGCACCAATGGCATGATGAGCTATGGACAGTCCATGGGCAGTGGGAATGGCCAGACAGCCAATCAGACGCTCAGTACTCAGATGTGGAAATAA